A single genomic interval of Plantibacter sp. Leaf314 harbors:
- a CDS encoding alpha/beta hydrolase, with amino-acid sequence MRLHVEERGHGPVRIALIHGFLADGAAWTDVVAASDPERYTFLLVDLRGHGASPRADRARGERYDLASLAADLVETLPTGLDAIVGHSLGGRVLADIVEPLRPARAVYLDPGFGLKLPGRGLGARLFWNIPGLPWLLAWLYDRTDPATGPANVALAEAAHAAWDRSMVAEVLRDVAANPVAPAAPVVPSTLVLSDDAKLVVPSRDVPRYAQLGWTVTRFPAIRHDMMGLDGARTFEVIARALR; translated from the coding sequence ATGCGTCTGCACGTCGAGGAACGCGGGCACGGACCCGTCCGCATCGCCCTCATCCACGGGTTCCTGGCCGACGGCGCCGCCTGGACCGACGTCGTCGCCGCCTCCGATCCGGAGCGGTACACGTTCCTGCTCGTCGATCTGCGCGGCCACGGCGCCAGCCCTCGCGCCGATCGGGCACGCGGCGAGCGCTACGACCTCGCCTCGCTCGCTGCCGACCTGGTCGAGACGCTGCCGACCGGCCTCGACGCGATCGTGGGTCATTCGCTCGGTGGTCGGGTCCTCGCCGACATCGTGGAACCGCTCCGCCCGGCGCGCGCGGTCTACCTCGACCCGGGATTCGGGCTGAAACTGCCCGGCCGCGGCCTCGGAGCCCGACTGTTCTGGAACATCCCCGGCCTGCCCTGGCTCCTGGCCTGGCTCTACGACCGCACAGATCCCGCGACGGGTCCCGCGAACGTCGCGCTCGCGGAGGCCGCCCACGCCGCGTGGGACCGGTCGATGGTCGCAGAGGTCTTGCGGGACGTCGCCGCGAACCCCGTGGCGCCGGCTGCGCCGGTCGTCCCCTCGACGCTGGTGCTGTCCGACGACGCCAAGCTCGTCGTCCCGAGCAGGGACGTCCCCCGCTACGCACAGCTGGGGTGGACGGTGACCCGGTTCCCGGCGATCCGCCACGACATGATGGGGCTCGACGGAGCACGGACCTTCGAAGTCATCGCCCGCGCTCTGAGGTGA
- a CDS encoding hydantoinase/oxoprolinase N-terminal domain-containing protein has product MHIGIDVGGTNTDAVLMDGTTALAAVKHATTPDVTDGIVQAIGELRGGHHFDGEQITAVMIGTTHFINALVQAKRLAPTAALRLGLPATRALPPLVDWPAELVEAISARSYLAHGGYEFDGRPISPIDPDELRAHAEDMRANGIRSVAISSVFSPVNHDLEVEAARIVGEVLGPDVAISLSHEIGRIGLLERENATIINAALRELASEIVDGLTAAVRKQGIEAPIFLSQNDGTLMDEDYVRLYPVATFASGPTNSMRGAALTSGLATCAVVDIGGTTADIGLLINGFPRETANEVKVAGIRTNFRMPDVLSIGIGGGSIVDEETAEVGPASVGYKLMTEALVFGGDTLTATDIAVAAGRASIGDASKVAHLDPAFVERVLARIGERIAEAVDRMRTSPEPIPVVAVGGGSILLSDELPIFGAVHRPDNYAVANAIGASIAQVGGEIDKVYAIEPGRREEAIAEVRTEAIDKAIAAGASPASVAIVDFDEVPIPYLPGNATRIRVKAVGDLDMGGLR; this is encoded by the coding sequence ATGCACATCGGTATCGATGTCGGCGGCACCAACACCGACGCCGTGCTCATGGACGGCACCACCGCTCTGGCTGCCGTGAAGCACGCGACCACTCCGGACGTGACCGACGGGATCGTCCAGGCGATCGGCGAACTGCGGGGCGGACACCACTTCGACGGTGAGCAGATCACCGCGGTGATGATCGGGACGACGCACTTCATCAACGCCCTCGTGCAGGCCAAGCGCCTGGCACCGACCGCGGCGCTCCGGCTCGGCCTACCGGCGACGCGGGCCCTGCCGCCGCTCGTCGACTGGCCGGCGGAGCTCGTCGAGGCGATCAGCGCTCGCAGCTACCTCGCGCACGGCGGCTACGAGTTCGACGGCCGCCCCATCTCCCCGATCGACCCCGACGAGCTGCGGGCGCACGCCGAGGACATGCGGGCGAACGGCATCCGCTCCGTCGCGATCTCCTCCGTCTTCAGCCCGGTCAACCACGACCTCGAGGTCGAGGCGGCACGGATCGTCGGCGAGGTCCTCGGACCCGACGTCGCCATCTCGCTCTCGCACGAGATCGGGCGGATCGGCCTCCTGGAGCGGGAGAACGCGACCATCATCAACGCGGCGCTGCGCGAACTCGCCTCGGAGATCGTCGACGGCCTCACCGCCGCCGTCCGGAAGCAGGGCATCGAGGCGCCCATCTTCCTCAGCCAGAACGACGGCACGCTCATGGACGAGGACTACGTGCGCCTCTACCCGGTCGCGACGTTCGCCTCCGGCCCGACCAACTCGATGCGCGGTGCCGCCCTGACGAGCGGCCTCGCGACGTGCGCGGTCGTCGACATCGGCGGCACCACGGCCGACATCGGCCTCCTCATCAACGGCTTCCCCCGCGAGACGGCGAACGAGGTCAAGGTCGCGGGCATCCGCACGAACTTCCGGATGCCCGACGTGCTCTCGATCGGCATCGGCGGCGGCAGCATCGTCGACGAGGAGACGGCCGAGGTCGGGCCGGCGTCCGTGGGCTACAAGCTCATGACGGAGGCTCTCGTCTTCGGCGGTGACACCCTCACGGCGACCGACATCGCGGTGGCCGCCGGTCGCGCCTCCATCGGCGACGCCTCGAAGGTCGCGCACCTCGACCCGGCCTTCGTGGAGCGCGTGCTCGCCCGTATCGGCGAGCGCATCGCCGAGGCCGTCGACCGCATGCGGACCTCCCCCGAGCCCATCCCCGTGGTGGCGGTCGGCGGCGGGTCGATCCTGCTGTCCGACGAACTCCCCATCTTCGGCGCCGTCCACCGGCCCGACAACTACGCCGTGGCCAATGCCATCGGTGCTTCCATCGCGCAGGTCGGCGGCGAGATCGACAAGGTCTACGCCATCGAGCCCGGTCGGCGCGAGGAGGCGATCGCCGAGGTCCGTACCGAGGCGATCGACAAGGCGATCGCGGCCGGCGCCTCCC
- a CDS encoding GNAT family N-acetyltransferase → MTDATSPTLTERLTLARPSEHDLPELHDLHADPAVWTHLPSARHTSLEETRELIGRYQNGWDTNGLDVWVARDTATGSLVGIGGPSLRGGVAWNLYYRLAPAAWGRGYAQELISAARAAASASAPDLPVVAFLLEHNEGSRRAAERAGLEVVWRGPDAGNPDPDAVRLVFADRPLTDEALRVFLN, encoded by the coding sequence ATGACCGACGCGACTTCGCCGACCCTGACGGAACGATTGACGCTCGCGCGCCCCTCCGAGCACGACCTGCCGGAGCTCCACGACCTCCACGCCGACCCCGCGGTGTGGACGCATCTGCCCTCCGCTCGCCACACCTCGCTCGAGGAGACCCGAGAACTGATCGGCCGCTATCAGAACGGATGGGACACCAACGGGCTCGACGTGTGGGTGGCGCGCGACACCGCGACGGGTTCGCTGGTCGGCATCGGGGGCCCGAGTCTTCGCGGTGGGGTCGCTTGGAACCTGTATTACCGCCTGGCGCCCGCTGCTTGGGGGCGCGGATACGCCCAGGAGCTCATCTCGGCAGCGCGGGCCGCGGCATCGGCGTCGGCACCGGATCTGCCGGTCGTCGCATTCCTCCTGGAGCACAACGAGGGGTCCCGGCGGGCTGCAGAGCGTGCCGGTCTGGAGGTCGTCTGGCGCGGCCCCGACGCGGGCAACCCTGATCCCGATGCCGTGCGGCTCGTGTTCGCGGACCGCCCGCTCACCGACGAGGCGCTGCGGGTGTTCCTGAACTGA
- a CDS encoding cytosine permease — translation MARMAHADDFALSRVRPDAQKPWFGIAVQRFGQVSALSQFLLGATLGYSMTFGEAFLALLLGSIILEVIMCIVGIIGQKEGLNTALLARWTGFGEVGASLVGLAIGISLIGWFGIQSAISAESLDALLPGFMPVWAWSLIFGLAVTAIVAYGFKGMQWLANITVPLFLILVGWSIISELTKHDFMELVTGPAPGPTMSVWAGTGIVAGGLIVGAIITADMTRFNRSRADVIKQTVVGVSLGEFVIGLSGVLLAHAAASGNVVAIVTSSVGLIGLIIVITGTLKINDWNLYSSTLGLVNFISTAFGKNLNRVTTTIVLGVVGSILAAVGILGQFSGFLIILGVAFPPIAGIMVAEYFIVKRWRGELDETRASGRLPTTAPRIVPATIIIWAVSAITGYFVTWGIPAVLSLILSMVLYIAAGKLGWVRGVGVAHTSQIAADVPTDSPATASN, via the coding sequence ATGGCTCGCATGGCACACGCAGACGACTTCGCCCTGTCCCGCGTCCGACCCGACGCACAGAAACCCTGGTTCGGCATCGCCGTCCAGCGGTTCGGCCAGGTGTCGGCCCTGTCCCAGTTCCTCCTCGGCGCGACCCTCGGCTACAGCATGACCTTCGGCGAGGCCTTCCTCGCGCTCCTCCTCGGCTCGATCATCCTCGAGGTGATCATGTGCATCGTCGGCATCATCGGACAGAAGGAGGGCCTCAACACGGCGCTCCTCGCCCGGTGGACCGGCTTCGGCGAGGTGGGCGCCTCGCTCGTCGGCCTCGCGATCGGCATCAGCCTCATCGGCTGGTTCGGCATCCAGAGCGCCATCTCCGCCGAGTCGCTCGACGCCCTCCTGCCGGGCTTCATGCCGGTGTGGGCCTGGAGCCTCATCTTCGGCCTCGCCGTCACGGCCATCGTCGCCTACGGGTTCAAGGGCATGCAGTGGCTCGCGAACATCACCGTGCCGCTCTTCCTCATCCTCGTCGGCTGGTCGATCATCAGCGAACTCACCAAGCACGACTTCATGGAGCTCGTCACCGGCCCGGCCCCCGGCCCGACCATGAGCGTGTGGGCGGGCACCGGGATCGTCGCCGGCGGCCTCATCGTCGGCGCGATCATCACCGCCGACATGACCCGCTTCAACCGCTCCCGCGCCGACGTCATCAAGCAGACCGTCGTGGGCGTCTCGCTCGGCGAGTTCGTCATCGGCCTCTCGGGCGTCCTGCTCGCCCACGCCGCCGCCTCGGGCAACGTCGTTGCGATCGTCACGTCGTCGGTCGGCCTCATCGGTCTCATCATCGTCATCACCGGCACCCTGAAGATCAACGACTGGAACCTGTACTCCTCGACCCTCGGCCTGGTCAACTTCATCTCCACGGCCTTCGGCAAGAACCTCAACCGGGTGACCACGACGATCGTCCTCGGCGTCGTCGGCTCGATCCTCGCCGCCGTCGGCATCCTCGGCCAGTTCTCCGGCTTCCTCATCATCCTCGGCGTCGCGTTCCCGCCCATCGCGGGCATCATGGTCGCCGAGTACTTCATCGTGAAGCGTTGGCGCGGTGAGCTCGACGAGACCCGCGCGTCCGGTCGCCTGCCCACGACGGCGCCGCGCATCGTCCCCGCGACGATCATCATCTGGGCCGTGTCCGCGATCACCGGCTACTTCGTCACCTGGGGCATCCCCGCCGTCCTCTCCCTCATCCTCTCGATGGTGCTGTACATCGCCGCCGGGAAGCTCGGCTGGGTCCGCGGGGTCGGCGTCGCCCACACCTCGCAGATCGCAGCCGACGTGCCGACGGACAGCCCGGCCACCGCCTCCAACTGA